In Arthrobacter sp. UKPF54-2, the following are encoded in one genomic region:
- a CDS encoding McrB family protein, with translation MTPTKKPAMHRALGVSKEIEDAAWFVLGPGLLGKASPLDGRTRTWSVPAAAELLERLERGVPDPKAPMMTNLRENLEGATRGAKQLAVELLFLQSLPLAHEVKSLKVKRARVAEAASWLEPPLELPEELYAGMTDHGVIRDRTAEFNWTIWDHLKWLCRFVQHVAQRPAGVVQAAIKDPLAFHSLTAGTPEDQPAIRRSIEFLVWPSYFEPVVADVERQEIRDAFASLVGGAKGDSDEEVSADIHRIRLHLDEQAGQRIDWYSRQLVSQWRKVGDPGRRAWLLRSHHDNAELLAAWQGEEAVTLDVEHLRLLDPGVTAGLVQHAVDEDYKHLSYVEREDTKTAIFAFLTVMKPGDLTLYQHSGAVRVGVVLGEPEHHEDNRRLRRKVRWFDEVHSTAELPRHVQRQLASSGLIVDVTRVIQSLDTLLPAEAEAEADDAAEPDAVVEPPCEGFRPLTAEFAASLHMDLEPLQEIAELLAENRQLVLYGPPGTGKTYLAKHLAAELAGDTGDERVKLVQFHPSYAYEDFFEGYRPDKTDEGQVSFKLVAGPLRRLAEEAAKPGNESKPYFLIIDEMNRANLAKVFGELYFLLEYRDDRIYLQYSPTEPFSLPDNLYIIGTMNTADRSIAMMDAAIRRRFSFIELHPKTEPVKGTLLRFLQSRELDTTPALLLDELNNAIDEWDRDLMIGPSYFMKKAAQTPTGLRRIWKYELMPLLEEHYHGQLNRAQLEERFGLEQLLARLARV, from the coding sequence ATGACCCCAACCAAAAAGCCTGCCATGCACCGTGCCCTCGGCGTCTCCAAAGAGATCGAAGACGCGGCCTGGTTCGTGCTGGGACCGGGGCTGCTGGGGAAGGCCTCGCCGCTGGACGGCCGCACCCGGACGTGGTCAGTTCCCGCGGCCGCGGAACTGCTGGAGCGCCTCGAGCGGGGCGTCCCCGACCCCAAGGCTCCCATGATGACCAACCTCCGGGAGAACCTCGAGGGCGCGACCCGCGGGGCAAAGCAGCTGGCCGTGGAACTGTTGTTCCTGCAATCGCTGCCGCTCGCGCATGAAGTTAAGTCGCTCAAGGTCAAGCGGGCACGCGTGGCCGAGGCCGCCTCCTGGCTGGAGCCGCCGCTGGAGTTGCCGGAGGAGCTCTACGCCGGGATGACAGACCACGGCGTGATCCGGGACCGCACCGCCGAATTCAACTGGACCATCTGGGACCACCTGAAGTGGCTGTGCCGGTTCGTCCAGCACGTTGCGCAGCGGCCGGCGGGCGTCGTCCAGGCCGCCATCAAGGACCCGCTCGCCTTCCACAGCCTGACCGCGGGCACGCCCGAGGACCAGCCGGCGATCCGGCGCAGCATCGAGTTCCTGGTCTGGCCCAGCTATTTCGAACCCGTAGTTGCCGACGTCGAACGCCAGGAAATCCGCGACGCCTTCGCTTCCCTGGTCGGCGGCGCCAAGGGGGATTCCGACGAGGAAGTCTCCGCGGACATCCACCGCATCCGGCTGCACCTGGATGAACAGGCCGGGCAGCGGATCGACTGGTACTCCCGGCAGCTGGTCAGCCAGTGGCGGAAGGTGGGCGACCCCGGCCGCCGCGCCTGGCTGCTGCGCAGCCACCACGACAATGCCGAGCTGCTCGCCGCGTGGCAGGGCGAGGAAGCCGTGACGCTCGACGTCGAGCACCTCCGCCTGCTGGACCCGGGCGTGACCGCCGGCCTGGTGCAGCACGCCGTGGACGAGGACTACAAGCACTTGAGTTATGTGGAGCGTGAGGACACCAAAACCGCCATCTTCGCGTTCCTGACCGTGATGAAACCGGGGGACCTCACGCTGTACCAGCACTCCGGGGCCGTCCGCGTGGGCGTGGTGCTCGGCGAGCCCGAGCACCATGAGGACAACCGCCGGCTGCGCCGCAAGGTCCGCTGGTTCGATGAGGTCCACTCCACGGCGGAGCTGCCCAGGCACGTGCAGCGCCAGCTGGCCAGCTCCGGGCTGATCGTGGACGTCACCAGGGTGATCCAGTCGCTGGACACGCTGCTCCCGGCCGAAGCGGAGGCCGAAGCGGACGACGCCGCCGAGCCGGACGCCGTCGTCGAACCTCCCTGCGAGGGTTTCCGGCCGCTGACGGCCGAGTTCGCCGCGTCCCTGCACATGGATCTTGAGCCCTTGCAGGAAATCGCCGAGCTGCTGGCGGAAAACCGCCAGCTGGTCCTCTACGGTCCTCCCGGCACCGGAAAGACCTACCTGGCCAAGCACCTCGCGGCCGAATTGGCGGGCGACACCGGCGACGAACGGGTCAAACTCGTCCAGTTCCACCCCTCCTACGCCTACGAGGACTTCTTCGAGGGCTACCGCCCGGACAAGACCGACGAGGGCCAGGTGTCCTTCAAATTGGTCGCCGGACCGCTGCGCCGGCTGGCCGAGGAGGCCGCGAAGCCCGGCAACGAGAGCAAGCCGTACTTCCTGATCATCGACGAGATGAACCGGGCCAACCTGGCGAAGGTCTTCGGCGAGCTGTACTTCCTGCTCGAATACCGCGACGACCGGATCTACCTGCAGTACAGCCCCACCGAGCCGTTCTCGCTGCCGGACAACCTGTACATCATCGGCACCATGAACACCGCCGACCGTTCCATCGCGATGATGGATGCCGCCATTCGCCGCCGGTTCTCCTTTATCGAACTGCACCCCAAGACCGAGCCGGTGAAGGGGACGCTGCTGCGCTTCCTGCAGTCCCGCGAGCTGGACACCACGCCGGCGCTGCTGCTCGATGAACTGAACAACGCCATCGA
- a CDS encoding thioesterase family protein, translating into MRWGDMDAYGHINNVQLVRILEEARIAAFGPPRGAGLPGVEPEVSLFNEVPEGTLALVVEHKIRYVRTLEYRNVPAVVQLWVGAVKGASFDIHYLVQDPVTGEDCVKASSHLAFVDEATGRVVRLTPEQKAKLAPFTAARQTR; encoded by the coding sequence ATGCGCTGGGGCGACATGGACGCCTACGGCCACATCAACAACGTCCAGCTCGTCCGGATCCTGGAGGAGGCCCGAATCGCCGCGTTCGGGCCGCCCCGTGGGGCCGGCCTGCCAGGCGTCGAACCCGAGGTGTCTCTGTTCAACGAGGTCCCGGAAGGGACGCTGGCGCTCGTCGTGGAACACAAGATCCGCTACGTCCGGACGCTGGAGTACCGCAATGTGCCCGCCGTCGTGCAGCTGTGGGTCGGTGCGGTCAAGGGCGCCAGCTTCGACATCCACTACCTCGTGCAGGACCCCGTGACGGGCGAGGACTGCGTTAAGGCCAGCAGCCACTTGGCGTTTGTGGATGAGGCCACCGGGCGCGTGGTGCGACTGACCCCCGAGCAGAAGGCCAAGCTGGCTCCGTTCACGGCCGCCCGCCAGACCCGCTAG
- a CDS encoding ABC transporter ATP-binding protein, with the protein MSTNEKLSPKAPTDAPETTEAPEEDFYEEEFTPGEADGGMFGAVPAKKAQHFWPSAKRLMGLLKPERAGIIAVLAMVTVAVVLNVIAPRILGQAMDVIFGGVVGKQLPAGATKDQFIAGLRAQGQDNFADMLARMDVVPGVGIDFQKLAFLISVVLVMYFVANIFLWLQGYVLNVLVMRVVRRLRDDTEKKLNKLPLGYFDTRQRGDILSRVTNDVDNIQQALQQAFAQLVNSALTVIGIVIMMFIVSWQLALIALIALPLSGVAAGIIGARSQKLFAAQWKNTGELNGQIEESFSGHDLVRVFGRDADMLARFDERNEELYKASFGAQFVSGMIMPVMQFVSYLSYVGIAVVGGLRVASGGMSLGDATAFIQYSREFTQPLGQMAGMANMLQSGVASAERVFEFLDADEQDPETATEHLPAKTDGHVEFRHVTFSYSPDKPLIEDLSFTAEPGHTVAIVGPTGAGKTTLVNLVMRFYELNAGSITLDGVDITKLSRAELRSKVGMVLQDAWLFGGTIYENIRYGKLDATEEQIMAAAKATFVDRFVRALPDGYDTVIDEEGNNVSAGEKQLITIARAFVANPSLLILDEATSSVDTRTEVLVQKAMAALRTERTSFVIAHRLSTIRDADTILVMEAGRIVEQGRHTELLELQGAYYRLYMSQFAGEDAEASVLDEPTAVHS; encoded by the coding sequence ATGAGCACCAACGAAAAGCTCAGCCCCAAAGCACCCACGGACGCCCCAGAAACCACGGAGGCTCCCGAGGAGGACTTCTACGAAGAGGAATTCACCCCGGGTGAGGCCGACGGCGGCATGTTCGGCGCCGTTCCGGCCAAAAAGGCCCAGCACTTCTGGCCCTCGGCGAAACGGCTCATGGGCCTGCTCAAGCCCGAGCGTGCCGGCATCATCGCCGTGCTGGCCATGGTCACGGTCGCCGTCGTCCTGAACGTGATCGCGCCGCGCATCCTCGGCCAGGCCATGGACGTGATCTTCGGCGGCGTCGTCGGCAAGCAGCTGCCGGCCGGCGCCACGAAGGACCAGTTCATCGCCGGGCTGCGCGCCCAGGGCCAGGACAACTTCGCCGACATGCTGGCCCGGATGGACGTGGTCCCCGGGGTGGGCATCGACTTCCAGAAGCTCGCGTTCCTGATCAGCGTGGTGCTGGTGATGTACTTCGTCGCCAACATCTTCCTCTGGCTGCAGGGGTACGTCCTGAACGTGCTGGTCATGCGGGTGGTCCGCCGGCTCCGCGACGACACCGAGAAGAAGCTCAACAAGCTCCCGCTGGGCTACTTTGACACCCGCCAGCGCGGAGACATCCTCTCCCGCGTCACCAACGACGTCGACAACATCCAGCAGGCGCTGCAGCAGGCGTTCGCGCAGTTGGTCAACTCCGCCCTGACGGTGATCGGCATCGTGATCATGATGTTCATCGTGTCCTGGCAGCTGGCCCTGATCGCACTGATCGCCCTGCCGCTCTCCGGCGTGGCCGCCGGCATCATCGGCGCTCGCAGCCAGAAGCTCTTCGCCGCGCAGTGGAAGAACACCGGCGAGCTCAACGGCCAGATCGAAGAGTCCTTCTCCGGCCACGACCTGGTCCGCGTGTTCGGCCGCGACGCCGACATGCTGGCCCGCTTCGACGAGCGCAACGAGGAACTCTACAAGGCCAGCTTCGGCGCCCAGTTCGTCTCCGGCATGATCATGCCGGTCATGCAGTTCGTCTCCTACCTCAGCTACGTGGGCATCGCCGTCGTCGGCGGCCTGCGCGTGGCCTCGGGCGGGATGAGCCTGGGCGACGCCACGGCGTTCATCCAGTACTCGCGCGAATTCACCCAGCCGCTGGGGCAGATGGCCGGCATGGCCAACATGCTCCAGTCCGGCGTGGCCTCCGCCGAGCGGGTCTTCGAGTTCCTCGACGCCGACGAGCAGGACCCCGAGACCGCCACCGAGCACCTCCCGGCCAAGACCGACGGGCACGTGGAGTTCCGGCACGTCACGTTCAGCTACAGCCCGGACAAGCCGCTGATCGAGGACCTGTCCTTCACCGCCGAGCCCGGCCACACCGTGGCGATCGTCGGGCCGACCGGGGCCGGGAAGACCACCCTGGTGAACCTCGTGATGCGCTTTTACGAGCTCAACGCCGGGAGCATCACCCTCGACGGCGTCGACATCACCAAGCTCAGCCGCGCGGAACTGCGGTCCAAGGTGGGCATGGTCCTGCAGGACGCCTGGCTGTTCGGCGGCACCATCTACGAGAACATCCGCTACGGCAAGCTCGACGCCACCGAGGAACAGATCATGGCCGCGGCGAAGGCCACCTTCGTGGACCGCTTTGTCCGGGCCCTGCCCGACGGCTACGACACCGTCATCGACGAGGAGGGCAACAACGTCAGCGCGGGCGAAAAGCAGCTGATCACCATCGCCCGGGCCTTCGTCGCGAACCCCTCGCTGCTGATCCTGGACGAAGCCACCAGCTCGGTGGATACCCGCACCGAGGTCCTGGTCCAGAAAGCCATGGCCGCGCTGCGCACCGAGCGGACCAGCTTTGTGATCGCCCACCGGCTCTCCACCATCCGGGACGCCGACACCATCCTGGTGATGGAGGCCGGCCGGATCGTCGAGCAGGGACGGCACACGGAGCTCCTGGAACTGCAGGGCGCCTACTACCGCCTGTACATGTCCCAGTTCGCCGGGGAAGACGCCGAAGCGTCCGTCCTGGACGAGCCGACGGCGGTGCACAGCTGA
- a CDS encoding ABC transporter ATP-binding protein, whose product MLVTLIRRYSQPYLPYIAAVIVFQLASTIAALYLPSLNAQIIDEGVSRGDTDYIWRTGALMLGVALIQVVTAIAGVYFGSKAAMAFGRDLRRGVFRKVSSFSARDVNVFGAPTLITRGTNDVQQVQMLMLMALNFMVATPIMCIGGIVMALREDLNLSWLVWVSVPLLVVVVGYLVVRLMPLFRSMQAKIDRLNGILREQIIGIRVVRAFVREPHEAQRFGAANQELTDVSLKIGSLFVLMFPAIGMILHVSTAAVLWFGGQRVDAGDMQVGSLTAFLQYLLQILMAVMMGTFMAMMIPRASVCADRIGEVLDVEPSIHEPAAPVAPAAKAGRVEFRNVSFAYPGAEAPVLSDISFTAEPGQTVAIIGSTGSGKTTLLALLPRLFDAASGEVLLDGVPVTKLDRAEITGRVAMVPQRPYLFSGTIEHNLRFGKPEATDEELWDALTVAQAADFVLEKKNGLGARIAQGGTNVSGGQRQRLCIARALVTEPKVFLFDDSFSALDVATDARLRKALKAKTADATVIIVGQRVSTIADADQILVLDNGRIVDRGTHEELLESSSTYQEIVESQLTAEAIA is encoded by the coding sequence ATGCTTGTCACCCTCATACGGCGCTATTCCCAGCCGTATCTGCCGTATATTGCGGCCGTCATCGTTTTCCAGCTGGCCTCCACCATTGCGGCCCTGTACCTGCCCAGCCTCAATGCTCAGATCATCGATGAGGGGGTCTCCCGCGGCGACACGGACTACATCTGGCGCACCGGCGCGCTGATGCTCGGCGTCGCCCTCATCCAGGTGGTCACCGCGATCGCCGGCGTCTACTTTGGGTCCAAGGCGGCAATGGCGTTCGGCCGGGACCTGCGCCGGGGTGTGTTCCGCAAGGTCAGCAGCTTCTCCGCCCGGGACGTCAACGTCTTCGGCGCCCCGACGCTGATCACCCGCGGCACCAACGACGTCCAGCAGGTCCAGATGCTGATGCTGATGGCGCTGAACTTTATGGTCGCCACGCCCATCATGTGCATCGGCGGCATCGTTATGGCCCTGCGCGAGGACCTCAACCTGTCCTGGCTGGTGTGGGTCTCCGTCCCGCTCCTGGTGGTCGTGGTCGGCTACCTCGTGGTCCGCCTGATGCCGCTCTTCCGCTCCATGCAGGCGAAAATCGACCGGCTGAACGGCATCCTCCGCGAGCAGATCATCGGCATCCGGGTGGTCCGCGCCTTTGTCCGCGAACCGCACGAGGCGCAGCGTTTCGGCGCCGCCAACCAGGAGCTCACCGACGTGTCGCTGAAGATCGGCTCGCTGTTCGTGCTGATGTTCCCGGCGATCGGCATGATCCTGCACGTCTCAACGGCCGCGGTGCTGTGGTTCGGCGGCCAGCGGGTCGACGCCGGGGACATGCAGGTGGGCTCGCTGACGGCGTTCCTGCAGTACCTGCTGCAGATCCTGATGGCCGTCATGATGGGCACGTTTATGGCGATGATGATTCCGCGCGCCTCGGTCTGCGCGGACCGGATCGGAGAGGTGCTCGACGTCGAACCCTCCATCCACGAACCCGCCGCCCCGGTGGCCCCCGCCGCCAAGGCCGGCCGGGTGGAGTTCCGCAACGTCTCCTTCGCCTACCCGGGCGCCGAGGCGCCGGTGCTCAGCGACATCAGCTTTACCGCCGAGCCGGGCCAGACCGTGGCGATCATCGGGTCCACCGGCTCAGGCAAGACCACCCTGCTGGCCCTGTTGCCACGGCTCTTCGACGCCGCCTCCGGCGAGGTGCTGCTCGACGGCGTCCCGGTCACCAAGCTGGACCGCGCCGAGATCACCGGACGCGTCGCGATGGTGCCGCAACGGCCCTACCTGTTCTCCGGCACCATCGAGCACAACCTGCGCTTCGGCAAGCCCGAGGCCACCGACGAGGAACTCTGGGACGCCCTCACCGTCGCCCAGGCCGCCGACTTCGTCCTTGAGAAGAAAAACGGGCTCGGCGCCCGCATCGCCCAAGGCGGCACCAACGTCTCCGGCGGCCAGCGCCAACGGCTGTGTATCGCCCGCGCCCTCGTCACCGAACCCAAGGTCTTCCTCTTCGACGACTCCTTCTCCGCCCTGGACGTCGCCACCGACGCCCGGCTGCGGAAGGCGCTCAAGGCCAAAACCGCGGACGCCACGGTGATCATCGTGGGCCAGCGCGTCTCCACCATCGCCGACGCCGACCAGATCCTCGTGTTGGACAACGGCCGGATCGTGGACCGCGGCACCCACGAGGAGCTCCTGGAGAGCTCCAGCACCTACCAGGAAATCGTCGAATCCCAGCTGACCGCGGAGGCCATCGCATGA
- a CDS encoding MFS transporter produces the protein MASHAAAAGPAPAPTPHPAPQVAMNHRQIMEALTGLLAAFFTAIISSTIVANALPTIMSELKGTQTDFAWVITAALLANAATTPIWGKLADLFDKKFLVQLSIVIFVAGSVMAGLSETIPLLLTARVIQGVAMGGLTALAMAIIGSIIPPRDRGKYSGYMGAVMAVGTAGGPLLGGFIVDSPLGWRWTFFVCVPLAIIALILLQITLKLPHVRRPAKIDWLGSILLTSGVSLLLIWVSFAGNPDYYDWWSWQSAAMVGGGVALLALLVLVESRVAQPIIPLKIISERTTALAILASVAVGVAMFGSSTFLGQYFQVARGASPTEAGLLTLPMIAGNLIGSVLSGQLISRTGKWKRYLIAGSILLIGGLGLAGTIDHTTELWLAGIYTAVLGLGLGLLMQNLVLAVQNTVRATDIGTASASVAFFRSVGGAIGVSVLGAVLGNRVKELATEGLAAAGIPVAGGSAGGSMDLKDLPPQIRDIMRAAYGDATAEIFLISAVIGVVALVAVLFIKEKPLRRTVDVQPDAAAASLTGSGSDAGAAAGGPAAGGRAEDPTAEPAPASGIVDLDREFIEVLSRQRDSDARAEREGARLRARTMVAEARAGHADVMPLLLETQRLLAEQQVQLAEALRAVHQQAAEQRAIAAEQARVAEQLTSLKRQLAKERKLQRAAADYIATHGRHRGE, from the coding sequence ATGGCCAGCCACGCTGCCGCCGCCGGGCCAGCCCCGGCACCGACCCCACACCCCGCACCCCAGGTGGCCATGAACCACCGCCAGATCATGGAGGCCCTGACCGGCCTGCTGGCGGCGTTCTTCACCGCGATCATCAGCAGCACCATCGTGGCCAACGCGCTGCCGACCATCATGTCGGAGCTCAAAGGCACCCAGACCGACTTCGCCTGGGTCATCACGGCCGCGCTGCTGGCCAACGCCGCCACCACCCCGATCTGGGGCAAGCTGGCGGATCTGTTCGACAAGAAGTTCCTGGTGCAGCTGAGCATCGTGATCTTCGTCGCCGGATCGGTTATGGCCGGGCTCTCCGAAACCATCCCGCTGCTGCTCACCGCCCGCGTGATCCAGGGCGTCGCCATGGGCGGGCTTACCGCGCTGGCCATGGCCATCATCGGCTCCATCATCCCGCCCCGCGACCGCGGCAAATACTCCGGCTACATGGGCGCCGTGATGGCCGTCGGCACCGCCGGCGGGCCGCTCCTGGGCGGCTTTATCGTCGACAGCCCGCTCGGCTGGCGCTGGACCTTCTTCGTCTGCGTACCGCTGGCCATCATCGCCCTCATCCTGCTCCAGATCACCCTGAAGCTGCCGCACGTCCGGCGCCCCGCCAAGATCGACTGGCTCGGCTCCATCCTGCTGACCTCCGGCGTCAGCCTGCTGCTGATCTGGGTGTCCTTCGCCGGCAACCCGGACTACTACGACTGGTGGTCCTGGCAGTCGGCCGCGATGGTCGGCGGCGGCGTCGCACTGTTGGCCCTGCTGGTCCTGGTGGAATCCCGGGTCGCGCAGCCCATCATCCCGCTCAAGATCATCTCCGAGCGCACCACGGCGCTCGCCATCCTGGCCTCGGTGGCCGTGGGCGTGGCCATGTTCGGTTCCTCCACCTTCCTCGGCCAGTACTTCCAGGTGGCCCGGGGCGCCAGCCCCACCGAGGCAGGCCTGCTGACGCTGCCGATGATCGCCGGCAACCTCATCGGCTCGGTACTCTCCGGCCAGCTGATCAGCCGCACCGGCAAATGGAAGCGCTACCTGATCGCCGGCTCCATCCTGCTGATCGGCGGCCTCGGCCTCGCCGGCACGATCGACCACACCACCGAACTGTGGCTGGCCGGGATCTACACGGCCGTCCTGGGCCTGGGCCTGGGCCTGCTGATGCAGAACCTCGTGCTGGCCGTGCAGAACACCGTCCGGGCCACCGACATCGGCACCGCCAGCGCCTCTGTCGCTTTCTTCCGCTCCGTCGGCGGCGCCATCGGCGTCTCGGTCCTGGGCGCCGTCCTGGGCAACCGGGTCAAAGAACTGGCCACCGAGGGCCTGGCCGCGGCCGGCATCCCCGTCGCAGGGGGATCCGCCGGCGGCAGCATGGACCTCAAGGACCTGCCGCCGCAGATCCGGGACATCATGCGCGCCGCCTACGGTGACGCGACGGCGGAGATCTTCCTGATCTCGGCGGTGATCGGCGTCGTCGCCCTGGTTGCCGTGCTGTTCATCAAGGAAAAGCCGCTGCGGCGCACCGTGGACGTCCAGCCGGACGCCGCCGCCGCGTCGCTCACGGGTTCAGGGTCCGACGCCGGTGCTGCCGCCGGCGGCCCCGCAGCTGGGGGACGCGCCGAGGACCCCACGGCGGAACCCGCCCCGGCCTCCGGCATTGTGGACCTCGACCGCGAGTTCATCGAGGTCCTGAGCCGCCAGCGCGACAGTGATGCCCGGGCCGAGCGTGAAGGCGCCCGGCTCCGTGCCCGGACCATGGTGGCCGAGGCCCGCGCCGGCCACGCCGACGTTATGCCGCTGCTGCTCGAGACCCAGCGGCTCCTCGCCGAGCAGCAGGTTCAGCTGGCCGAGGCGCTGCGTGCCGTCCACCAGCAGGCCGCCGAGCAGCGCGCGATTGCTGCCGAACAGGCCCGGGTGGCCGAGCAGCTCACCTCGCTCAAGCGCCAGCTCGCCAAGGAACGCAAGCTGCAGCGCGCGGCGGCCGACTACATCGCCACGCACGGCCGGCACCGCGGCGAGTAG
- a CDS encoding MarR family winged helix-turn-helix transcriptional regulator, protein MSVASTTAAKLVHHIFDLQRAVRCVAAANLRGDDTGVALQGVLRFVGEGETRATQLAERLGVSAPVLSRHLAELAGQGYVLRRPDPEDGRAQLIALSPSGVEKLRSIEAQRAATLQGFLQDWSEDDVEETALILKKLAESLRSSARAKTAGSTDTTTFVEE, encoded by the coding sequence ATGTCAGTCGCATCGACCACGGCAGCCAAACTGGTCCACCACATCTTCGATCTCCAGCGCGCCGTCCGGTGCGTCGCCGCAGCCAATCTGCGCGGCGACGATACCGGGGTGGCGCTGCAGGGCGTGCTCCGCTTTGTGGGGGAGGGCGAAACCCGCGCCACGCAGCTGGCGGAACGGCTCGGCGTCAGTGCCCCCGTGCTCAGCCGGCACCTTGCCGAGCTCGCGGGCCAGGGCTACGTCCTGCGCCGGCCGGATCCCGAGGACGGCCGGGCGCAGCTGATCGCGCTCTCGCCGTCCGGGGTGGAAAAGCTCCGCTCCATCGAGGCGCAGCGGGCCGCCACCCTTCAGGGTTTCCTGCAGGACTGGAGCGAGGACGACGTCGAGGAGACGGCGCTCATCCTGAAAAAACTAGCTGAATCCCTTCGGAGTTCAGCCCGGGCAAAGACGGCCGGATCCACCGACACGACCACCTTTGTTGAGGAGTAA
- a CDS encoding thiamine pyrophosphate-binding protein — translation MTGVRNGGDLVVETLEALGAKTVFGIPGQHALGLFDAMGRGNLHFVSSRVENNSAFAADGYSRATGEVGVLFLSTGPGALTSLAGLQEAYATGVPMVVVASQIPLEGLGARRKGMLHQLDDQKASAANVTKSQRLIQHASGIPSAIQDAWTEAISSPQGPVWIEIPQNVLLDPIMVPPVEDALAEAADNPPRIELVREAVTWLSEASRPAIIAGGGTRRGRAEKSLLSIAEKLRAPVICTPGGNGAFPWNHELSLQSWIEDQYMTELLEDADVLIVIGSSLGEVTSNYFTFEPRGRIIQIDAEPRVLESNRPGLGIRADAGQALAALDAALVEPHGERADWHGTAPEELVKETLAKVKARLESQDLGKELKFMADIRDAVPAPMQTFWDMTISAYWAWSCWDAREGQFHSAQGAGGLGFGFPAAIGGAVGLETTGAPGGSARVLAVSGDGSAMYSISELATAKQHNVPVTWLIVDDGGYGILREYMVGAFGKATATELARPDFVKLAEAFGVPAVRVAPEDVGDALRAGFAADGPNVVVVETLLKMFAPTHLDL, via the coding sequence ATGACCGGCGTGCGCAACGGCGGCGACCTCGTTGTCGAAACCCTGGAGGCGCTCGGCGCCAAGACCGTCTTCGGCATCCCCGGCCAGCATGCCCTGGGCCTCTTCGACGCGATGGGCCGCGGGAACCTGCACTTCGTCTCCTCGCGGGTGGAAAACAACTCGGCCTTCGCCGCGGACGGCTACTCCCGCGCCACCGGCGAGGTCGGCGTCCTCTTCCTCTCCACCGGCCCCGGCGCGCTGACCTCCCTGGCCGGGCTGCAGGAGGCCTACGCCACCGGCGTACCGATGGTGGTTGTGGCCAGCCAGATCCCGCTTGAGGGCCTCGGTGCCCGCCGCAAGGGCATGCTGCACCAGCTCGATGACCAGAAGGCCTCGGCCGCGAACGTCACCAAGAGCCAGCGGCTGATCCAGCACGCCTCCGGGATCCCCTCGGCCATCCAGGACGCCTGGACCGAGGCGATTTCCTCGCCGCAGGGCCCCGTGTGGATCGAAATCCCGCAGAACGTGTTGCTGGATCCCATCATGGTCCCGCCGGTGGAGGACGCGCTCGCCGAAGCCGCGGACAACCCGCCGCGCATCGAGCTGGTCCGCGAAGCCGTGACGTGGCTCTCCGAGGCAAGCCGGCCCGCGATCATCGCCGGCGGCGGCACCCGCCGCGGCCGCGCCGAGAAGTCGCTGCTCTCCATTGCGGAGAAGCTCCGGGCGCCGGTGATTTGCACCCCCGGCGGCAACGGCGCGTTCCCTTGGAACCATGAGCTCTCGCTGCAGTCCTGGATCGAAGACCAGTACATGACCGAGCTGCTCGAGGACGCCGACGTGCTGATCGTCATCGGCTCCTCGCTCGGCGAAGTGACCTCCAACTACTTCACCTTCGAACCGCGCGGCCGGATCATCCAGATCGACGCCGAACCGCGCGTCCTCGAATCCAACCGCCCGGGCCTCGGCATCCGGGCCGACGCCGGCCAGGCGCTCGCCGCCCTCGACGCCGCCCTGGTGGAGCCGCACGGGGAACGCGCCGACTGGCATGGAACCGCACCCGAGGAGCTGGTCAAGGAGACCCTGGCAAAGGTCAAGGCACGGCTGGAATCCCAGGACCTCGGCAAAGAGCTGAAGTTCATGGCCGACATCCGCGATGCCGTCCCCGCGCCGATGCAAACCTTCTGGGACATGACCATCTCTGCCTACTGGGCCTGGAGCTGCTGGGACGCCCGCGAGGGCCAGTTCCACTCGGCCCAGGGCGCCGGCGGCCTCGGCTTCGGCTTCCCGGCGGCCATCGGCGGCGCCGTCGGGCTGGAAACCACCGGGGCGCCCGGCGGGTCAGCCCGGGTGCTGGCCGTCTCCGGCGACGGCTCGGCGATGTACTCCATCTCCGAGCTCGCCACGGCCAAGCAGCACAATGTCCCGGTCACCTGGCTGATCGTCGACGACGGCGGCTACGGCATCCTGCGCGAATACATGGTGGGCGCCTTCGGCAAGGCCACGGCCACCGAGCTGGCCCGGCCCGATTTCGTGAAACTGGCCGAGGCCTTCGGCGTCCCGGCGGTCCGGGTGGCCCCCGAGGATGTCGGGGACGCGCTCAGGGCGGGCTTCGCGGCCGACGGGCCGAACGTCGTCGTCGTCGAAACCCTGCTCAAGATGTTCGCCCCCACACACCTCGACCTCTAG